A region of the Methylobacterium nodulans ORS 2060 genome:
CGACTACTGGGCCGAGCACGACGAGACGCTCGGCCACCTCGTCACCCACGTGCTGGTGCACGAGATCGGCCACCATTTCGGCCTCTCGGATGCGGATATGGCCCGGATCGAGGCGGAGGCCGGCTAGAGCGCTCCCCGCCGAAGTGGAGGCCGGTTCGGCGTCGGGGAGCGCGTCACATCAAAGCTTGAGAGCCGCCGCTCAGCCGCCCCGGGGCGGCAGGGCGCTCGCCTTCGGCCGGCTGGTGCGGAACTGGCCGCGCTCGATGGCGATGAAGGCCAGCACCGCGACGGCGACGCTGGTCAGCCACCAGATCACCGTGGTGCCGATGCCGAGGCAGGCCGAGGCGAAGGCGGTCATGGCGGTCGCCATGGCGCCGGGCGCGAGCGTCGGATGGTCGCGGCCCGATTGCAGTATCGCCGACCACAGCACGAAGGCTGCCGCGAAGGCGCCGACGACGCCGAGCTCGTACCAGATCTCGAACAGGAGCGAGGTCGGCGCGCTCGGCGGCAGCAGCCCGACGGCCCGCCCGCGCAGGGCCGTCTCGAAGCCGTGGCCGGTGAGGAGGCGCAGGGGCTCGCTCGTCACGACGCGCTGCCACGTCTTCAGCGACATGGCGAGCGGATGGAGCGTGCCGAGGAGCGGCGTCACCAGGGGCCGCAGCAGGAAGGGCAACAGCGGTGCCAGCGCCAGCAGGCCGGCGGCGACCCCGGCCGTGATCCGCACGCCGGGCCCCGGCCGCCAGGCCGCGAGGGCGAAGGCGGCGGCGCCCGCGGCGAGCGCGAGGAGCGGGATCGGGCTCGGCGCGAGCACCAGGGCGAGCGCCACCGCCACGGCGACGCCCAGCGCCTCGACGTCGCGGCGCCGCGAGCGCAGCCACGCGACCGCGGGCCAGACCAGCAGCGCGAGCAGCATCGCGCCGCGCTCCAGGGTGGAATCGTCGTCCAGGCCGATGCGCAGGGCCGCCCCGCTGAACAGCCCGAGCGCCACCGCGACCACGGCCGCTAGGCCGACGCCAATGGGCAGCAGGTAGGCGTTCGCCGCGCGCATCCGGTCCGGCAGGGCCAGGTAGCCCGCGAGGGTCAGCAGGAGCGTGACGGCGATGTTGAGGAGCCGCTCGGCGGCCGAGCCCGGGAAGGGCGTCCAGACGATCGAGAGCGCCGCCCAGCCGACCAGGAGGGCGCCGGCCGCCACCGCCCGCGCCCGCACGAAGCGGCGCAGGCCCGCCCCGAGCGGCCGCGCGGCCCCGTCGAGGAGCGTGGCGAGGCACAGGATCACGACGGCGATCGGCACCAGGATGACGATGGCGCGGCGCGACACGAGGGTGGCGAGGGGCAGCGCCACCAGCAGGCCGAAGAAGCCGATGCGGCGCAGCAGCGCCGCCGCATCGGCGGCCGGATCGGTGGAGGAGGAAGCCGCGCGGGGCATGTGCGACGAGCCTTCGGGCGGGCGCGCACCGGGCGCGCGTTCCGTCCCTCGTAGTGAGCCGGGAGGCGCAGGGCTGTAGATGCGATGCAACACTGCGGGCCGGGAGGGCACAGCCTCGGACAGGTCCGGCAGAAACGGACCCCGCTTCTCCGTCCGGAGATTCAACAAATCAAGGGCTTGGAGTCCATCAGACACTGTCCCGAGCAACCGGTGGACTCCCGCTCCGGCGCGGGAGGTGCGACGAAGGATCCTCGGGCCGGTCGAGGGCGGGTCGGGGCGCCTCCGGCGTCGCCGCGGGATTCCGCAGCGCGGAATCCGGCCCCGTCTCCGGACGGAGAACCGGTCTCCACCTCGCCCGGACGGCCTCCCGGAGGATCCGCGACCGGGTCTCCTGCTCCTTCAGGGCAGCGCCGCGATCCCTCAGGCGCCCTGCTGCAGCACCGCCGCCACATCCGCCTCCGTCACCGCCTCGACGGGCCTGCCGACCTTGACGGCCCGGCTGCGGGCCCCCGGTGCCAGGATCAGGATCACGGTCTCGGTGCCCGGGCAGGCCGGGTCCGGGCAGACGATCTCGCTGACCGTGAGCGCGACCTCCGGCCCGAAGCCGCCGGCCTGGCGCGCGAAGGCGGCGACCCGCTCGCGCGCCGCGGCATCCGGCCGCGGCCGGCGGAAGGCCGAGAACAGGCCCATGCGGCGTCAGCGCGGCAGGGTGAGGATGCCGGCCTCGCCATCCGTGGCCCCGAAGGCGAGGTGCTCGCCCGGCCGGTCCCAGGCCAGCGCCGTGACGCTGCTGCCCTTCACGGCCGGCCGCACCAGCAGCTCCGAGCCGTCCGTGAAGCGGATCAGCAGGATACAGCCGTCCTCGTAGGCGGTGGCGAGCACCGGCGCCTTCGGGTGGAAGGCCACCCGCGACACCCGCGCGGTCCGCACGCCGCATTCGCGCGGCTGCTTGCCGGTCGGCCCCTCCTTGGTGTCGAAGGGCCAGACGATCGCGGCCTCGGCGCCGCCCGTCGCGAGCCAGTTGCCATCGGCGGACCACGAGATCGAGCGCACCTTGGCCGGGTAGCCGGTCATGCGCATATGGCCGCGGTCGGGCTGGAGGCGCCAGCCGTGCAGCGCGTTCTCCTGCATGGTCGTCACCACGAAGCGGCCGTCCGGCGACCAGGTGACGTCGATATGCGAGCCCTTCCAGGCGAGCGCCTCGGGTGTGGCGTCGAGGTTCGGGTACCAGAGGGTGGCGCCGTTGTAATGCGCCAGGGCGAGCCGGTAGCCCTTGGGCGCGAAGGCGAGCCCGCGCACGGTCGAGGGCGCCTCGGTGGTGCGCTCGCGGCCCTTGGCATCCCGCGCGATCACGCGCTTGCCCGCCGCGAAGGCCACGGCCCCGTCCTGATGCAGCGCCAGCGCGTCGATCCAGGCCCCGCCCCGGGCGGTGGCCAGGGTCTCGGTGGTGCCGTCCGGGGCCGTCACGGCGACGCGCCCGTCGTCGCCGCCCGTCACGAGGCGCCGCCCGTCGCCCGCCGCCACCAGGATGCCGCCCTCCGGATGGGCCGCCACCCGCTCGACCGTCCCGTCGGGCGCGGCCAGCAGCACCACCCCGTCGCCGAGCGCCAGGGCCGCCCGCCCGCCGAGCCAGTGGATGCCGGTCACGTGGGCGCCGGCCGTGATCCCGGTGACGGCCTGGGTCAGGGACGGGGCGGCGGTGGCACTCATGCTCGAAGAACCCTGCGCGGCGGACAGATGTCGGTGGCCTCTCACATGGGTCCGTCTCTTGCAAGTGCGAGCCCCTGGGGTGCGGAGGGCTTCGCGGGAGAGGGCGCCCCCCGCCGATTCACCACCGGGGGGCCATGGTTAAGTCTTCGCTCACCAAACCTGCGCAATTCGCCGGATCCGCCGCGAACGCGGCCAAGTCCGATGCCGTTCTCATACGGCGACGGTCGAGGCGGTCGTCGCCGTCTGGAATCGGAGTTGCGTCATGATCCAGCTTGCCTGCGCCGCCCTTCACCCGCCGAGCCTGCTTCCGCCGGAGACGGTCCTGGTGGTCGAGGACGAGGCGCTGATCTGCGAGATGACCGCGGCGGCCTTCGCGGACGAGGGCTACCGGGTGCTCACCGCCGCGGATGCCGAGGAGGCCGGCCGCATCCTGCAGCGGGAGCGGGTCGACATGCTCTTCACCGACATCGACCTCGCCCGCAACACGGACGGCGTCGCGCTCGCCCGCGCGGCGCGGCATCGCCGCCCGGATCTCGCGGTTGTCTATACGTCAGGAGGGCGGCATAGGCTGGCGGAGGGCGAGGCCGTGTCCGACTCGGTGTTCGTGCCCAAGCCCTATTACCCGAGCGATGTCGTGGCCCTGGCCAACCGGATCCTCGGGCATTCCTGACCCAAGGTTCCGGAGCCCTCCGTGATGGTGACCCGCGTGATCCTTCTTGCCGCCGGCCTTCTGACCTCCGGCGCGGCCGCTGCGGCCGAGACGCCGGCCGGCTGCCCGGCGCTCTCCCTGCGCCTGGAGGAGGAGATCGCCCGCACGCCGCGGCTGCTCGAGCCGGCGAACGAGCAGACGGTGCGCGACCTTCGCACCCTGCGCGACGCCGCAATCGTGCTCGACGCCTACGCGTATGGCCCCGAATGCGAGCGCCTGAGCGTGATCCTGCGCGAGCTTCTCGCCAATCCGCGCAAGACCATCGGCCAGGGCGGGGACACCGACGAGGAGAAGGCCGGGGCCGTGGAGGAGGCCCGCACCCCGAAGGCGCCCGCCGGCAGGAGATAGCGGTCGCGCAGGCCCTGTCGGCCTGCACGATTGATCGGCATGAGCGGCGGTCAGCCCGGGTGATCCGATGCTCGACCGCGATCGAACCTGCCGTGCTGGCAGCCGCCCCGCTCCTCATGCTGAGGTGCAGCCGGCGACGAAGTTCGCCCGCGGCACCCCCCCCCAGCACCTCAGGTTCGCTTGAGACCGCGTCAGCCCAGGCGAGGATGTCCGCCTGACGTGTCCGGAGGCGATCGAGGATCGGCTCGCCCGGCCTCGTGTCGCCCGCCCTCCCTTTCCCGGATCTCCTTCCGCTGGCGCTCCAGTCGTGCAGGCCCTAACGGGCGCGGAAAGGGCGGAGAACCGTCCTGTCTGAGCCAAGCCATGTTGTCCGAGCGCTCCCGCCTGCGGCAGCCAACCCCGGCCCTCAATCTCATGGTTGCTCAACATGAGGGCGGTCGGGGGTGCCAGAGGAGGGAGCGCCCCCGCGGCCGCCTCGGGTTTCATCCGTCAGGGTCTGTGCGGCCGGTGGCGAACTCATGCGGAGGTCGAGCATCGACGAGGGTTCGGGCGTCGAAGGCGCTCTCCGAACCTGCCGTCCCGGCCGCCCGGGTCAGGGGACGCGGCGGCGTGACGGAATCCGGTCGAAGAAGCTGAACCGTCGCCCCGTCACCGCCGTTGTGTCGAGGCCCGCGCGGTCGCGCGGTCCCTCGTGCCCCGAAGGGTCCTCTGCATGGCGACGAGCCTGGCTCCGAGCGTCTCCGACATCCCGCATGCCGCCGCCATGCTCCCGGCGGTCAGGATCGACAGCTACAACGTCGAACTGCGCCAGCCCGACGAGGAAGGCTTCCTCGGCGACCGCGTCACCAAGGGTGCATTCCGCGACCTCATCGAGGAGTGGCGCGAGCGCCTGCGCAAGCTCGGGGATGATCCCCTCGGCGAGACGCCGAGCCACGACCTCGCCAAGAAGCAGCTCGATCGCCTTCTGCGCGAGGGCCCGCCCGAGGCGGCGGGCGTGGTGCAGGGTGCCGTCGAGGATTTCTCCCAGGAACTCGCCACGATCGTCCGCCGCTTCCTGCGCCAGAAGGGCTGGCGCGACACGCAGCGCATCGTGGTCGGCGGGGGCCTGAGCGATTCCTATGTCGGGCGCCTCGCCATCGGGCGGGCGAGCGTCCTGCTCAGGGCGGCCGGGACCGACCTCTCCCTCGTGCCGATCCGCCACCACCACGACGAGGGCGGCCTGATCGGCGCCGTCCACCTCGCTCCCGCATGGATCTTCTCCGGCTACGACAGCCTTCTCGCCATCGACATCGGCGGCACCAACATCCGGGCCGGCATCGTGGCGACGAACCTGCGCAGGGCTCCCGACCTGTCCCGCGCCGCCGTCTGGCGGGCCGAGTTCTGGCGCCACCGCGACGAGGAGCCGCCCCCGACCCGCGACGCGGCCGTCGCCCGGATCATCGCCATGCTGGAGAGCCTCGTCGCCCGGGCGGAGAAGGCCGAGCTCGCGCTCGCCCCCTTCATCGGGGTCGGCTGTCCAGGCGTGATCGAGCCGGACGGCCGCATCAGCCGGGGCGGTCAGAACCTGCCCGGCAACTGGGAGAGCAGCCGCTTCAACCTGCCGCGTGCCCTGCGGGAGGCCCTGCCGACGATCGGCGGACACCCGACCATGGTGGTGATGCACAACGACGCGGTGGTGCAGGGCCTGAGCGAGGTGCCCTTCCTGCGCGATCTCGCCCGCTGGGGCGTGCTCACCATCGGAACCGGCCTCGGCAATGCCCGCTTCAGCAGCCGGGAGGATGCGATCGCCCAGAGTTGATCGCCCATTGGTCCGAATAACAGTCTGGAATTGCTCTGAGTTTCGCCGCGAGTCTTGATCCCGCGTCGTCATCTCGGCTAGTGCATCCCCGCCGGCCCCCGCGGCACGAGGCGGCCGGCCAGAACGAGAGCGGAACCAAGACCGGCCGGAGGCGTCCGGCGGGCGGACCTGCGGCCCCGTGCGGGGCGTGACGCGGGGCGCCCTCGATCGCGCCCGCCGCCGGGATCGTCGAAACAGTGCCGGAGGGGATGAATCCGTGTTCACGCAAGGCATGCCGTGGTTTCGCGCCCGGGTCGGGCACCTCGCCCTCGACCTGCTGTTCTGCCTCGCGATCTCGCTCGTGATGCTGAGCTCCGCGCTGGCGCAGACGCCCGAGATGCCGATGCGGGTCGAACTCAACAAGCTCGACACGGTGGGCGAGGCCTGCCGGGCGACCCTGCTCGTCGACAATGGCAAGGGCGCCCCGATCAAGTCGCTCAAGCTCGACCTCTACGCCTTCGACACGGACGGCGTGGCGCAGAAGCGGGTGCTGGTGGAGCTGGGGCCGCTCGCCGCCCGCAAGACGGTGCTGCGCCAGTTCGACATCGCCTCGGCGCCCTGCGCCCAGGTCGGCCGGCTTCTGCTGAACGACGTTATCGCCTGCGAGGGCGCCGAGCTCACCCGCGAATCCTGCCTGGAGCGCATCGCGCCGGCCTCCGCCAAGGGCGCCGCTCCGTTCATCCGCTGAGGCCCGCGCCTCAATCCCCCGAGACAGCCGATCGAGGAGATCCGCGATGGATCCGACAGCCGCCGCGCCGGCCGCCCACGACATGAGTTTCCTCGGCCTGTTCCTGCAGGCCGATCCGATCGTGAAAGGCGTGATGATCCTCCTCATCCTGGCCTCGGTCGCCTGCTGGACGGTCATCATCGAGA
Encoded here:
- a CDS encoding WD40 repeat domain-containing protein → MSATAAPSLTQAVTGITAGAHVTGIHWLGGRAALALGDGVVLLAAPDGTVERVAAHPEGGILVAAGDGRRLVTGGDDGRVAVTAPDGTTETLATARGGAWIDALALHQDGAVAFAAGKRVIARDAKGRERTTEAPSTVRGLAFAPKGYRLALAHYNGATLWYPNLDATPEALAWKGSHIDVTWSPDGRFVVTTMQENALHGWRLQPDRGHMRMTGYPAKVRSISWSADGNWLATGGAEAAIVWPFDTKEGPTGKQPRECGVRTARVSRVAFHPKAPVLATAYEDGCILLIRFTDGSELLVRPAVKGSSVTALAWDRPGEHLAFGATDGEAGILTLPR
- a CDS encoding response regulator; this encodes MIQLACAALHPPSLLPPETVLVVEDEALICEMTAAAFADEGYRVLTAADAEEAGRILQRERVDMLFTDIDLARNTDGVALARAARHRRPDLAVVYTSGGRHRLAEGEAVSDSVFVPKPYYPSDVVALANRILGHS
- a CDS encoding glucokinase gives rise to the protein MATSLAPSVSDIPHAAAMLPAVRIDSYNVELRQPDEEGFLGDRVTKGAFRDLIEEWRERLRKLGDDPLGETPSHDLAKKQLDRLLREGPPEAAGVVQGAVEDFSQELATIVRRFLRQKGWRDTQRIVVGGGLSDSYVGRLAIGRASVLLRAAGTDLSLVPIRHHHDEGGLIGAVHLAPAWIFSGYDSLLAIDIGGTNIRAGIVATNLRRAPDLSRAAVWRAEFWRHRDEEPPPTRDAAVARIIAMLESLVARAEKAELALAPFIGVGCPGVIEPDGRISRGGQNLPGNWESSRFNLPRALREALPTIGGHPTMVVMHNDAVVQGLSEVPFLRDLARWGVLTIGTGLGNARFSSREDAIAQS